The Methanolacinia petrolearia DSM 11571 genome has a segment encoding these proteins:
- a CDS encoding DUF5350 domain-containing protein, which yields MGKTGITAWTQIKSVGGQVRLVPQKETNYKKPGPNQRFKSGSKLRRATQKTQDTGRGGPRGGRRPARGRGPVHDPRCRRRIKRSQSSIKGAKGK from the coding sequence ATGGGAAAAACAGGAATCACAGCATGGACCCAGATCAAGAGCGTCGGCGGTCAGGTAAGGCTTGTACCCCAGAAGGAGACAAACTACAAGAAGCCCGGCCCCAACCAGCGCTTTAAGTCAGGTTCGAAGCTCAGAAGAGCAACACAGAAGACCCAGGACACAGGCCGCGGAGGACCACGCGGCGGCAGAAGACCAGCACGCGGAAGAGGCCCCGTGCACGATCCGCGCTGCAGAAGGCGCATCAAGAGATCCCAGTCTTCGATAAAGGGTGCTAAGGGCAAATAA
- a CDS encoding YnfA family protein translates to MNAGISLILFFLAALLEIGGGYLVWLWLRENKGAFFGLMGAITLAIYGIIPTLQDAHFGRVYAAYGGIFIVSSLLWGAIVDKKNPDRYEIIGALIALSGVIVMFYIPR, encoded by the coding sequence ATGAACGCAGGAATATCCCTGATACTTTTTTTCCTTGCCGCACTTTTGGAAATCGGAGGCGGATATCTGGTCTGGTTATGGCTAAGGGAAAACAAAGGTGCATTTTTTGGATTGATGGGAGCGATAACACTTGCAATTTATGGAATCATTCCAACCTTACAGGATGCACATTTCGGCAGGGTTTATGCTGCATATGGAGGTATTTTTATTGTTTCATCTTTGTTATGGGGTGCAATTGTCGATAAGAAAAATCCTGACAGGTATGAAATCATAGGGGCACTAATTGCTCTTTCGGGGGTTATTGTTATGTTTTACATCCCGCGCTGA
- a CDS encoding transcriptional regulator produces the protein MKEKFLEIVNESGNLNSKLFSLSRIKILWALSELGEDGATARQIKNGLNIGSDGSTYSNLNALVEMGYLRMEKVRFESKENLELYVLTPAGLEEWNKIKNWFDMLVCEGE, from the coding sequence ATGAAAGAAAAATTTTTGGAAATTGTTAATGAGTCAGGAAATTTGAATTCCAAGTTATTTTCACTTAGCCGGATAAAAATCCTGTGGGCGTTATCAGAACTCGGCGAAGACGGAGCAACAGCAAGGCAGATAAAAAACGGCCTTAATATCGGAAGTGACGGCTCGACATATTCAAATTTAAATGCGCTTGTAGAAATGGGTTACCTGCGGATGGAAAAGGTCAGATTTGAATCAAAAGAAAATCTTGAATTGTATGTACTTACTCCCGCGGGACTTGAAGAGTGGAATAAAATAAAAAACTGGTTCGATATGCTTGTCTGTGAGGGTGAATAA
- a CDS encoding nitroreductase family protein, protein MNSSEFYEFLSGRSSVREFSPEEVSDEEIEFIIRCASAAPSAGNRESWDVVIVTDESIKEDLSDAAFGQEHLITAPVILAVCANYVRSMSQYGERGILYGIEDASIACTYMMLAAHSAGLHSCWTGAFDDEAVSEILDLPQHARPVALLAVGKGKMPHKKTGRMPVLEHIHNDTW, encoded by the coding sequence ATGAACTCGTCTGAATTTTATGAATTCCTCTCCGGAAGGTCTTCGGTCAGGGAGTTTTCTCCTGAAGAAGTCTCAGACGAAGAGATCGAATTTATTATAAGATGTGCATCTGCGGCACCCAGTGCAGGAAACAGGGAGTCGTGGGATGTCGTAATTGTCACTGACGAAAGCATAAAGGAAGATCTCTCCGATGCGGCGTTCGGTCAGGAGCACCTGATTACCGCCCCCGTCATCCTTGCAGTCTGCGCCAATTACGTGCGTTCGATGTCGCAGTACGGCGAGAGAGGAATTCTTTACGGAATAGAAGACGCCTCCATTGCATGCACATACATGATGCTCGCAGCACATTCAGCCGGGCTTCATTCATGCTGGACCGGCGCTTTCGACGATGAGGCGGTAAGCGAAATCCTCGATCTTCCACAGCATGCAAGACCCGTGGCCCTGCTTGCAGTCGGGAAAGGAAAGATGCCGCATAAGAAAACCGGCAGGATGCCTGTTTTGGAACATATACATAATGATACCTGGTAG
- the selD gene encoding selenide, water dikinase SelD, with protein MSDIEKRKLTSIAPLFGCSCKLPETELETLLEDINISYSPEILCPGDDAAVIKINDDLAIIKTTDFFTPIVDDPYIQGKIAACNATNDVYAMGATEIVGVLALLGIPRELPLENARMMLKGFQDFCNSIGTSIVGGHTIINPWPFIGGAVTAISSPDKIVYHSGAQPGDVLLLTKPLGIQPAMASTRLSSEYSSIIQSTLDSDIVANAVNLAIECMTTSNLNAAKAINEVGANALTDVTGFGLYGHGLNIARKSNVSLNIDLIPIISGTLELSALFEHGLEEGKSAETAGGLLMSVSEENLDEIIHSLNKYNVPAYEIGTVKEKGNEHVVIDNPEILEISSLSVKFES; from the coding sequence ATGAGCGATATCGAAAAAAGAAAATTAACTAGTATTGCACCTTTGTTTGGATGCTCTTGTAAACTTCCTGAAACCGAATTGGAAACTTTGTTAGAAGATATAAACATTAGTTATTCTCCAGAAATCTTATGTCCTGGTGATGACGCTGCTGTCATAAAGATCAATGATGACCTTGCAATTATAAAAACGACAGATTTTTTCACTCCAATTGTAGACGATCCGTATATTCAAGGCAAAATTGCAGCTTGTAATGCAACAAATGACGTTTATGCAATGGGAGCAACCGAAATTGTTGGCGTTTTGGCATTATTAGGTATTCCTCGTGAATTACCTCTAGAAAACGCAAGAATGATGCTCAAAGGATTTCAGGATTTTTGTAACAGCATAGGCACATCCATTGTTGGAGGCCACACGATAATAAATCCCTGGCCTTTTATTGGAGGAGCTGTAACTGCAATATCTTCGCCGGACAAAATAGTTTACCATTCCGGAGCACAACCCGGAGATGTTTTGCTATTGACAAAACCTCTGGGGATACAACCTGCAATGGCATCCACACGTTTATCCAGTGAATATTCTTCAATTATTCAATCCACATTAGATTCGGATATTGTAGCTAATGCTGTAAATTTAGCAATAGAATGTATGACTACATCAAATCTCAACGCCGCTAAAGCAATTAATGAAGTTGGTGCAAATGCCTTGACAGATGTCACGGGTTTTGGACTATACGGGCATGGATTGAATATTGCTAGAAAAAGCAACGTATCTTTGAATATTGATTTAATTCCAATTATTTCTGGAACTTTAGAACTATCGGCTCTTTTTGAACATGGTCTTGAAGAAGGAAAATCAGCCGAGACTGCCGGAGGGTTATTAATGTCAGTTTCAGAGGAAAATTTGGATGAAATTATTCATTCATTAAATAAGTATAATGTCCCGGCTTATGAAATTGGAACTGTTAAAGAAAAAGGAAATGAACACGTTGTCATTGACAATCCTGAAATATTAGAGATTTCATCTCTAAGCGTAAAATTTGAAAGTTGA
- a CDS encoding methanogenesis marker 8 protein codes for MDKNDHIIEVAKGRIQISDGEVTVISKPKIKSCPTWQRVLNISGELNEPIIKEIIERRMELGKLFQPDRILESDNLIFSFGASELLFCALNEGIIDAAVLVCDGAGTIISDKPKVVQGVGGWMSGMIKTSPIPEIISRLEDLGTIVVDKENAIINPLYGVQKAIENGYRNIAVTVAENDIDLIPKIKELENGCNISILSICTGAISKKEAQILTQADLVWSCASKEINEVVGPESIFTTRRCKPIYALSTKGKKMILSGASQYTSHMELFVTSEPTTQPYPYI; via the coding sequence ATGGATAAAAATGATCATATAATCGAGGTCGCAAAAGGTAGAATTCAAATATCCGATGGAGAAGTAACGGTTATTTCGAAACCAAAGATTAAGTCTTGTCCGACATGGCAACGTGTATTAAACATCTCTGGTGAACTAAATGAACCGATTATAAAAGAGATAATCGAAAGAAGAATGGAACTTGGAAAACTCTTCCAACCCGACAGAATACTGGAAAGCGACAATTTAATTTTTTCTTTTGGTGCATCGGAATTACTTTTTTGCGCTCTGAATGAGGGTATAATAGATGCTGCCGTTTTGGTTTGCGATGGCGCAGGAACAATTATTAGTGACAAGCCAAAGGTTGTCCAGGGTGTTGGGGGATGGATGTCAGGAATGATAAAAACAAGCCCGATACCTGAAATAATTAGCCGACTGGAAGATTTGGGTACAATTGTTGTTGATAAAGAAAATGCAATTATTAATCCTCTGTATGGAGTTCAAAAAGCAATTGAAAATGGATATCGCAATATTGCAGTTACAGTAGCTGAAAACGATATTGATCTTATTCCTAAAATTAAGGAATTGGAAAATGGATGCAATATCTCAATTTTATCAATTTGTACAGGAGCAATTTCTAAAAAAGAAGCACAAATTCTTACTCAGGCCGATCTCGTCTGGAGTTGTGCCTCAAAGGAGATAAATGAAGTTGTAGGCCCGGAATCGATTTTTACTACAAGAAGGTGCAAGCCAATTTATGCACTATCAACCAAAGGGAAAAAGATGATTTTGTCTGGTGCATCGCAATATACCAGTCATATGGAATTGTTTGTTACTAGTGAGCCTACAACTCAGCCTTATCCATATATCTAA
- a CDS encoding carbohydrate kinase family protein, with amino-acid sequence MITVVGHTAIDHICKVPVFPERHGSVPVTDHKVYYGGGAANIAAGIAKLGGECELLSAVGDEFEGSDYDSWLTSLGVGKRFIVVDGKRTATCFLFNDEKGDQMTFFEWGASRAFAESEPPALDFVHMATADPGYNVKVAEKAGFSSFDPGQDLINYSKEQLEAIIENIDILFANHHEVRRMTKMLGVQEDELIGRIPVSIITMSGDGSEIHAEGSVHKIPVVPVTLADPTGAGDAYRAGFLTAYQKGYDILTACKIGTVSASFTVEVIGCQTNLPDWKTMSARYNENFGRLKEPETE; translated from the coding sequence ATGATCACGGTCGTCGGCCACACAGCGATAGATCATATCTGCAAGGTTCCGGTCTTCCCGGAAAGGCACGGTTCCGTACCTGTAACCGACCATAAGGTATACTATGGCGGCGGGGCGGCCAATATCGCCGCAGGTATCGCAAAGCTTGGCGGTGAATGCGAACTCCTGAGTGCGGTGGGCGACGAATTCGAAGGAAGCGATTACGACAGTTGGCTGACCTCCCTCGGGGTCGGAAAGAGATTCATCGTAGTCGACGGCAAGAGAACCGCAACCTGTTTTCTGTTCAACGACGAGAAAGGAGACCAGATGACCTTCTTCGAATGGGGTGCATCGAGGGCTTTTGCCGAATCGGAACCACCGGCGCTCGACTTCGTCCATATGGCAACGGCGGACCCCGGATACAATGTGAAAGTTGCTGAGAAGGCAGGTTTTTCTTCATTCGATCCGGGCCAGGATCTTATCAACTACTCTAAAGAGCAGCTCGAAGCGATCATAGAAAACATAGACATTCTCTTTGCAAACCATCATGAGGTCAGAAGGATGACCAAAATGCTCGGTGTGCAGGAAGACGAGCTTATCGGCCGGATCCCTGTCTCTATAATCACAATGTCCGGAGACGGTAGCGAGATTCATGCCGAAGGCAGCGTACATAAAATTCCAGTGGTGCCGGTGACACTCGCAGATCCGACGGGTGCAGGTGATGCATACAGGGCAGGTTTCCTGACGGCTTACCAGAAAGGATATGATATTCTTACAGCCTGCAAAATAGGAACCGTATCGGCTTCCTTCACCGTAGAGGTAATTGGATGCCAGACAAATCTTCCGGACTGGAAGACCATGTCTGCAAGGTACAATGAAAATTTCGGCAGGCTTAAAGAACCGGAAACCGAATGA
- a CDS encoding YnfA family protein yields MSGKKCFIYTILLFILAGVFEIGGGYLIWIWLRENGSLIFAFLGAIVLFLYGIVPTFQPSHFHRIYATYGGIFVVMSLLWGWIFDKTLPDSYDLIGALIILIGVSIIYYWPRKEESLQ; encoded by the coding sequence ATGTCCGGAAAAAAGTGCTTTATTTATACGATTCTTCTTTTCATCCTTGCCGGCGTTTTTGAAATTGGCGGGGGATACCTCATCTGGATATGGTTAAGGGAAAACGGAAGTTTGATTTTTGCATTTTTAGGAGCGATAGTCCTGTTTTTATATGGAATCGTACCCACTTTCCAACCCTCCCATTTTCATAGAATATATGCGACTTATGGAGGCATTTTTGTTGTAATGTCGCTTTTATGGGGTTGGATCTTTGATAAAACTCTTCCTGATAGTTACGATTTAATTGGTGCTTTAATAATCCTAATCGGGGTTTCAATTATCTATTACTGGCCGAGAAAGGAGGAATCATTACAATGA
- a CDS encoding type II toxin-antitoxin system PemK/MazF family toxin, translated as MIFQEPGEVWFIELENSRGHEQSGTRPAVVLAKSYGMHTVVPFTTSENAANFPHTHMVEPDSQNGLLSLSFAMCFQVLSLDEDRFLRKAGVLSESDLNCIKELLRDLLDL; from the coding sequence ATGATATTTCAGGAACCCGGCGAAGTCTGGTTCATTGAACTCGAAAACAGTCGCGGGCACGAACAGTCGGGGACCCGCCCGGCAGTCGTTCTTGCCAAATCTTATGGGATGCATACGGTTGTCCCTTTTACTACATCGGAAAATGCCGCTAATTTCCCCCATACACATATGGTTGAACCCGACTCCCAAAACGGCCTTTTGAGTTTAAGTTTTGCAATGTGTTTTCAGGTTTTATCACTCGATGAAGACAGATTTCTTAGAAAAGCCGGGGTCTTATCCGAAAGTGATCTAAACTGCATAAAGGAACTTTTGAGAGATCTTCTGGATTTATAA
- a CDS encoding sulfurtransferase TusA family protein: MVKTLDVTGKSCPIPVLETKKMLRSMASGEELLVVVDYPPSKDNIIRFVNRENDLVSNVTEEDSKIFILIKKGGD, translated from the coding sequence ATGGTAAAAACTTTAGATGTTACTGGGAAAAGCTGTCCTATACCAGTTCTGGAAACCAAAAAAATGCTTAGATCTATGGCATCAGGAGAGGAATTATTAGTTGTCGTAGATTACCCTCCTTCAAAGGATAACATCATCAGATTCGTAAACCGTGAGAACGATTTGGTTTCAAACGTAACGGAAGAGGATTCAAAAATATTTATATTAATCAAAAAGGGAGGGGATTAA
- a CDS encoding DsrE/DsrF/TusD sulfur relay family protein yields the protein MSVNQRITVVIGDAPYGNERPFSALRFTVAALIEEMEVNIFLIENGVYLGIKDQAPSDYPSHENLLVEAYENGANIKACGPCCKARGLTQECLLEGIQMATIHDLVDFVVQSEKTIFF from the coding sequence ATGAGTGTAAATCAAAGAATAACCGTAGTCATAGGAGACGCACCCTATGGCAATGAGAGACCATTTTCAGCATTGAGATTTACTGTAGCTGCTCTCATAGAAGAAATGGAAGTAAATATTTTTTTAATTGAGAATGGAGTTTATTTAGGAATAAAAGATCAGGCTCCTTCAGATTACCCTTCTCACGAAAACCTTCTTGTTGAAGCCTATGAAAATGGTGCAAATATAAAAGCCTGTGGACCCTGCTGCAAGGCTCGCGGTTTAACACAGGAATGCCTTTTAGAAGGAATTCAAATGGCAACAATTCATGATTTAGTAGATTTTGTCGTTCAAAGCGAGAAAACAATATTCTTCTAG
- a CDS encoding DUF2070 family protein, with protein sequence MAQSGDTKIEGLSRYLFIAPSWQRSLLFIFIMAFAIDAVSFLKSHEIQLFGFFGYFLPALLAFILTIPLVAIWGKRITLNRSALLALACTVFSILVSLFPILLIFEGIFPLLYSVSLGLIFAIRLIVLVAIADYRISRMLLPASVQSLAAMAAGTYYFGTDFLLFAIFIHILFGISVFLFLWLIERPLKKNFHISALNFINAFIAHNTDGSKALEDFFRDIGEEVFVPQTSFFFSREGKKDVMVTIPNLHPGPMGEIGGGNLPKILCHSFDEDTMVPHGCATHDFNLVSEDEIKKIVSAVNKTRDEIDYSPYAGKSQRYEYKSVQVLAQQFGDSILLVTTRSPEMTEDLDYSIGLSIMSEGHRLFQDVGFIDGHNCMVDVTSPIMPASRLAYEYINASVTAMEETKKENHMLEFEIGYCHYEMPFSREEGFGDLGMQVLAVRTDNQTTAYILFDGNNIEKGVREKIRNRILDIVDECELMTTDTHVVNTMSGKNPVGYRINAEEILPHVLSAVEAAIEDLSPARAGATTAWCEGVVVFGSQRISQLASTVNTMLTFIAPLGATIVVLAFIFSIIAYLFLV encoded by the coding sequence TTGGCGCAGTCTGGTGATACTAAGATAGAAGGTCTAAGCAGATATCTTTTCATTGCACCATCATGGCAGAGATCGCTCCTGTTTATTTTTATTATGGCATTTGCCATTGATGCGGTAAGTTTTTTAAAAAGTCATGAGATCCAGCTTTTCGGATTTTTCGGTTACTTCCTCCCGGCATTACTGGCATTTATACTTACAATTCCCCTTGTCGCGATATGGGGAAAAAGAATTACACTTAACAGATCGGCGCTTCTCGCCCTTGCATGTACAGTGTTTTCAATACTGGTCAGTCTCTTTCCCATACTTTTGATATTTGAAGGCATATTCCCGCTTCTTTACTCCGTATCACTTGGATTGATCTTTGCCATACGCCTGATTGTTCTCGTAGCTATTGCAGATTACAGGATCTCAAGGATGCTCCTTCCGGCATCAGTACAGAGTCTGGCGGCGATGGCGGCGGGAACATACTATTTCGGGACGGATTTTCTCCTGTTCGCAATATTCATACACATCCTGTTCGGGATCAGCGTCTTCCTCTTCCTGTGGCTCATAGAAAGGCCGCTGAAGAAAAATTTCCATATAAGTGCCCTGAACTTCATAAATGCGTTTATTGCGCACAATACCGACGGGTCGAAAGCACTTGAGGACTTTTTCCGCGATATCGGTGAAGAGGTATTTGTTCCGCAGACGTCTTTCTTTTTCAGCAGGGAAGGAAAAAAGGATGTCATGGTTACCATACCCAACCTCCATCCCGGACCAATGGGGGAGATCGGCGGCGGGAACCTCCCGAAGATTCTCTGCCACTCTTTCGACGAAGATACCATGGTTCCTCACGGATGTGCGACACATGATTTCAACCTTGTCTCGGAGGACGAGATTAAAAAGATTGTATCAGCTGTAAATAAAACGCGGGATGAGATCGATTACAGTCCTTATGCGGGCAAATCACAGAGATACGAATATAAATCGGTTCAGGTTCTCGCCCAGCAGTTCGGTGATTCCATCCTCCTTGTTACGACGAGATCCCCTGAGATGACCGAGGATCTTGATTACTCGATCGGCCTCTCGATCATGTCGGAAGGCCACAGACTCTTCCAGGATGTGGGATTCATAGACGGGCACAACTGCATGGTGGACGTTACTAGTCCGATAATGCCTGCATCCAGGCTTGCCTATGAGTATATTAACGCCTCTGTTACCGCGATGGAAGAGACAAAGAAAGAGAATCATATGCTGGAATTTGAGATCGGCTACTGTCATTACGAAATGCCATTCTCAAGAGAAGAGGGATTCGGCGATCTCGGGATGCAGGTTCTTGCAGTAAGGACAGATAACCAAACGACAGCATACATACTCTTTGACGGAAACAACATCGAAAAAGGAGTCAGGGAGAAGATCAGGAATAGAATTCTCGATATCGTGGATGAATGCGAACTGATGACTACAGATACGCACGTGGTTAATACAATGAGCGGGAAGAATCCTGTTGGCTACAGGATCAACGCAGAAGAGATACTTCCTCATGTGCTTTCGGCAGTTGAGGCAGCTATAGAAGACCTTTCACCTGCCAGGGCAGGTGCGACCACGGCGTGGTGCGAAGGGGTTGTGGTATTCGGTTCCCAGAGGATCTCCCAGCTTGCAAGCACTGTCAACACAATGCTGACTTTTATTGCGCCTCTGGGTGCAACCATCGTCGTTCTTGCGTTTATATTTTCGATTATTGCGTATCTGTTTTTGGTCTGA
- a CDS encoding ORC1-type DNA replication protein, whose protein sequence is MKRNLLMGDQTLFRDPDIFEIDHVPEQFNFRDTQLSELAYAIRPAMAGGRPFNSVLRGLPGTGKTTSVRVLFSEIEQTTKRVLPVYINCKNDRTRVSIFGSIFNRIFGHYPPTTGIAFRKVYNEIGNYLSDSRTVAVVCLDDVNYLMYENRLNDILYVLLRLYEEFPGARLGVIAAVSNMEIDLMTKVDSAVWSVFRPVDIYFPAYGYEEVREILSRRVRCGLYPGAMSGEVLDLITQRTVTAGDLRVGLTIIKESVANAEKAARKEVLAEDVSTSVSAKDIRLRDAIGGLSPEEKKFLAVLAEVVRDSEELPTSGALYEVLNKRLSTGPANFYKRLNKLESMEIISLTPLQGRGQTREISLRYEVEEVLKVL, encoded by the coding sequence ATGAAGAGAAACTTGCTAATGGGGGACCAGACTCTCTTCAGGGACCCCGATATTTTTGAGATAGATCATGTACCGGAGCAGTTTAATTTCAGAGATACGCAGCTCAGCGAACTGGCCTATGCCATCCGGCCGGCGATGGCCGGGGGCCGACCGTTCAACTCAGTTCTCCGGGGCCTTCCCGGAACGGGGAAGACGACCTCGGTCCGGGTGCTCTTCTCCGAGATCGAACAGACGACAAAGCGGGTCCTGCCTGTATATATCAACTGCAAGAACGACCGGACACGGGTTTCGATCTTCGGTTCAATATTCAACCGGATCTTTGGGCATTATCCGCCGACCACCGGGATTGCGTTCCGGAAGGTCTACAATGAGATAGGAAATTACCTTTCGGATTCGCGGACGGTTGCAGTCGTATGTCTCGATGATGTGAATTATCTGATGTATGAAAACAGGCTGAATGATATTCTCTATGTACTGCTCCGTCTTTACGAAGAATTTCCGGGTGCAAGACTCGGAGTGATTGCGGCCGTGAGCAACATGGAGATCGACCTTATGACCAAAGTCGATTCTGCGGTCTGGTCGGTCTTCAGGCCCGTTGATATTTATTTTCCTGCTTACGGCTACGAGGAGGTCCGCGAGATCCTTTCCCGGAGAGTACGCTGCGGTCTTTATCCGGGGGCGATGTCAGGTGAGGTCCTGGATCTTATTACTCAAAGAACGGTTACAGCGGGGGATCTCCGTGTCGGCCTTACGATAATAAAAGAATCTGTTGCAAATGCTGAGAAGGCGGCAAGGAAGGAAGTCCTTGCAGAGGATGTATCGACATCTGTCTCTGCGAAGGATATCCGGTTACGGGATGCAATCGGGGGCTTGTCTCCGGAGGAGAAAAAATTCCTGGCGGTCCTGGCTGAAGTGGTTCGTGACAGTGAAGAGCTGCCGACCTCCGGAGCTCTCTATGAAGTTTTAAATAAAAGGCTTTCAACGGGGCCTGCCAACTTTTACAAACGGCTGAATAAGCTGGAGTCGATGGAGATTATTTCCCTGACGCCTCTCCAGGGGAGAGGGCAGACGAGGGAGATTTCATTGAGGTATGAGGTTGAGGAGGTGTTGAAGGTTTTGTGA
- a CDS encoding DUF555 domain-containing protein — MTDYLVTLDAAWILKDVKSLDDAIGIAISEAGKRLNPSAKFVEIEIGQLACPYCEQEMSSALIVGTTALVGLALEMKVYKAESEEHAKRIAKSVVGKALRDIPLTIVDVEEI; from the coding sequence ATGACCGATTATCTTGTGACACTGGATGCGGCATGGATTTTGAAGGATGTAAAATCCCTTGACGACGCAATCGGCATCGCTATAAGCGAGGCTGGAAAACGCCTGAATCCAAGTGCTAAATTTGTTGAGATTGAGATCGGGCAGCTGGCCTGCCCCTATTGTGAACAGGAGATGAGCAGCGCCCTGATCGTGGGGACTACAGCTCTTGTAGGACTGGCTCTTGAGATGAAGGTCTATAAAGCCGAATCGGAAGAGCACGCGAAAAGGATCGCGAAATCGGTTGTAGGAAAGGCATTGAGAGATATTCCGCTTACAATCGTCGATGTCGAGGAGATATAA
- a CDS encoding archaellin/type IV pilin N-terminal domain-containing protein, with product MKLNKEEAFTGLEAAIVLIAFVVVAAVFSYVVLGAGFFTTQKAQEVVYTSVDQASSSIEILGDVYGIGDSGSSSTYIDLVRFTVGLTAGGSAIDFSQTTLTYSDKNIVFRLDNVNTTGLTDYTTVDTAVGCWGVIRMANNDSSDLLLESQEQFTILVNPIEAIDTNQDFEIQIRPAVGTAYAIERSAPARITGVNTLY from the coding sequence ATGAAATTAAATAAAGAAGAAGCATTCACAGGTCTTGAGGCTGCAATTGTCCTTATCGCATTCGTCGTTGTAGCAGCAGTATTCTCATACGTAGTGCTCGGAGCCGGTTTCTTCACAACACAGAAGGCACAGGAAGTTGTCTATACCAGTGTCGATCAGGCAAGTTCGAGTATCGAGATACTTGGAGATGTTTATGGGATTGGAGACAGTGGTTCAAGCTCTACTTATATTGATTTGGTCAGATTTACAGTAGGCCTTACAGCAGGCGGATCAGCAATAGATTTCTCACAGACTACACTGACATACAGTGACAAAAACATTGTCTTCAGGCTGGACAACGTAAACACTACAGGTCTTACAGACTATACTACTGTAGATACTGCAGTGGGATGTTGGGGCGTTATCAGGATGGCAAACAACGACAGCAGCGACCTGCTTCTTGAAAGCCAGGAGCAGTTTACAATCCTTGTCAACCCGATAGAAGCAATCGATACAAATCAGGACTTTGAGATTCAGATCCGCCCCGCGGTAGGCACAGCATATGCAATCGAGAGGTCGGCACCTGCAAGAATTACAGGCGTAAACACCTTGTACTGA